The region ACGTGCGATTCTTTATTCATCGAACTGGAACAGTGCTCagggaaaaatataattgtaggAACCTTGTATAGAGCCCCATCGTTGGACGTTAATTCATTTATTGAGGAGTTTGATAGCCTTTTGATCCGTCTTTCCAGGGAAAATAAAAGGGTATTTTTGACGGGCGACTTAAACATAGATATTTTAAAACACAACTCAAATTCTCAATCTAAGAACTTTGTGAACTGTCTTTtcagtaatttttttctccctatAATTCACAGGCCCACAAGAATTACTAAGACAAGTGCCACCCTTTTAGATAATTTTCTGACAAATCAATTTGACTTAGATACTAAAGCTGGAGTGATATACTCTGACGTGTCAGATCACTTGCCAATATTTCATGTAACTTACATGAATGTTAGTAAAACTAAATCGGCAAGTCATAACGTACTCCGTAGATCTTTTACAACACAAAATATTgcgaaatttaaaaatcaaatcgaAAATTCAAATTGGGACGAAATTTTTAATATGCAGGATGCTAATCAATCATATGACATATTCATAACTAAATTTACTACATTGTATAATAacaattttccattaaaaaaaacacccagtAAGAAAATTAAACTGAAATGTTGGATGACCGATGGTTTGCTTCAATCTATTCGACATAAAAACaatctatataaaaaatatatccataAACCAACAGTTAGAAATGAAAGTCAATACAAGGATTCTCTTAAACAAGTGAACTATTTGAAACGGCAGGctaaaaaacattattataaatCCAAATTTgaagaatacaaaaataatataaaccgTACATGGCAAATGATCAAGTcaatattaaataaaagaagaaaatcaaccTCCAACACTATAGTTTGTGATGAAGGTCGGTCGACAGACCCGTACCAAATAGCAAatacttttaataattttttcgTTGAAATAGGCCCAAAGTTAGCCAATATCACTCCTCAAAATGATACAGATTTCAGAACTTATCTATCTGAACCAAATtcaaaatctttgtttttaaatcCAGTAAGCCAACGTGAAATATGTAACATTGTCATGCGTTTCGATAACAACAAAACTCCGGGTCTTGATGAATGCTCACCTAAGATTGTTAAACTTGTAATCGAACTAATAAGCGAACCTTTATGtcatatattcaatttatcGTTAACCTCTGGGGTATTTCCTGACAAAATGAAAGTTGCTCGAGTTTCTCCAATATTTAAAACTGGTGACAAAGAGCAAATTGGTAATTATAGGCCCATATCAGTGCTTTCtgttttttctaaaatattggAAAAGATCATTTATAAAAGGGCGtatagttttcttgaaaataacaAGTGTCTTTTTGAATCTCAATACGGATTTCGTAGTGACCACTCAACAGAACTAGCTCTTCTTGAATTAACAAATACAGTAATTGACTCCTTTGAGCACGACTCATTTGCAATAGGGATATTTATTGACTTGTCAAAAGCGTTTGACACTATTAATCATAAAATACTTTTATCAAAACTAGATAACTATGGTATTCGTGGAACTGCCCTCGACCTTTTTTCTAGTTACCTCTCAAATCGTAAACAATGCACCATTTATAACTCCATTCAGTCTGAACTTATGACAATTGAATGTGGAGTACCGCAAGGGTCATTACTTGGCccacttttgtttattttatttattaatgacaTTTATCGTTCGTCAAATCTCCTTTCCTTTATTATGTATGCTGACGATACCAATATTGTTTATTCTGATAAAAATCTTTATCACTTATGTGAAACTGTAAATACTGAACTAACAAATGTTTGTAAATGGTTTTGTGCGAACAAGCTTACCATTAACTATAAGAAATGCAACTACATTATATTCCGTAACTCCACAAAGCGTATTGATCTTAATCATGTAGTGGTGAAgcttaacaatcaaataattccCAGAGTTGAAAATACTAGGTTTCTTGGCGTTATCATTGATAGTAATTTAACATGGATACAtcacataaatgaaattgagaacaaagttgcaaaaaatattggaataatatATCGTCTTAGTTTTTACTTGCCTAATACTGTATTACGTACATTGTATTGCTCTTTAATCCTGCCATATTTTTATTACTGTAATTTAGTCTGGGCTAACACATATCAAACCCatcttaaaaaattatgttcccttcaaaataaaattgtacgTATTATTTCTCCAGACGTCAGTATACCACCAGCAAATACCACGAATTTGTTTCATTCCCTAAAATTGTTGAAACTAGAAGACATCAACAAACTTCaacaatgtcattttctctacagatgtttaaattctcaaattccaCAAAAATTTCGTGATTCATTTACACATGTTTCCAACatacatcattttgatacccgttcaaataatcaaatattcattcccaaacatagaaaaataatcttccaacacaacattcGTTATACTGGCCCAAAAATATGGAATGAAATTCcggattacataaaaaaatctttgtcgACAATCAgctttaaatataaaatgaaaaaaaaatgcttctgtcgttatatatataaatatttccctTCTTACGTTTTCTTTGACTTCTAACATGAACCATGGACAATTGTTGTTGCGGCATTTATACTTTGCCCCCACTGATATTTTGTTgagcattctattttatttcgtaaGTCATGCCCGCCTCCCCGCTCACGTCTCCCTCTCTTgttcactttcattttctttgttttcttttttcttttctctgccctttttcttggtattgtgtattgtatttttgtctacaggcgtatcccgccacaagcctcagcttttagggtatacgccttcttccttaaacctaatatgtacatatttatatatatatatattttgtttatataacatattgatttatgtatgaatttatgttatgaaaaaatgtactgaaatggaagaaaataaatgttttatttgaattgaattgtttgtcattggtaataacgtatcATATTTGGCTGCTGCGAGTCATTTTCCCCAAGACTGACTTTGCcattttaatttgattgatcTTCATTATGGTATTAGTTTTGCGTAGTGAACGTTGACATTCTttaaaataatggtttaaaataatgataactttTACTTTTGAACGCATGCATATTCATGTGTGCCTATATATCAGCCATAATTATTGTACTAATGCTCAATTGGACTAATgattttaaaagtaaataaactTAGAAGTTTTTTAACAACTTCTTGTCGCGTTTTCTGATGAGTTACTATGTACTATTTTATGTGTATAGGATACAAAAATCTACCGCTTATGTTGTATCAAATATGCCTACAAATGCCATTTCCCTTTCTATTTGCAAGTTTACAGATCAATGTTATTTTTGCTTGGTTGCACCTTTCTGGAACTTTTAATCATAATTCTGTTATAATTACATTCCGATTGAAATCAGAACATTTCTCGAGGAAAGTCAAAGACTATAAGGTTTccattttgatgatatttgaaGGAATATAAACTCCATCAAAGCGAAGTATCCCGATTTCTGCTTAGAAAATGCGTAGTAGTGACAGGAGTTGAATTACTCAAAGTCCTGGACCTAGATGCCTTGGTCGGATGTTTCTTCTTACTGAATGCAGTCTTGAATGCTTCTTTGTAACGCCTGCTCATCACCGTATAGATCACGGGGTTGATCACCGAGTTCATGTACTCCAGGGTGCGAGCGACATCAAGGAGGATCTTCCCTTGTCTTGGGGTCAGGACGGGCTGAATCTTTGTGAGAATGAGAAGGGTTTTGTAGAGGGATAGGAACTGGAAGAGCGCGAGGCAGAGGAAGTACGCGACTCCATTTACAACCAGCATGCGGACGGTTTGCCCACGGAGCGCCGCGTCCGATTCGCTCCTCCGTCCGTCCCACGTACGGGACATCATGGTAGCGTCGAGCCCACGGATGATGCGGACGTAGAAGTAGATGTTAACAACAAAGGTGATGAAGAATGGAAATGTCTGGACGACGTTGCTGTACATCCCAGCCCAAGGAGCAACCTGACCGACGACAACGATCTCACTTGGCCAATCTGCAAACTGTTCCCCCTTTGGCCACACCATGCAGATTGTTATGTACTTCCCGTATGCCGGGATGATCGTTGCTGACAGCACGGATGCTATCGTCCAGATGGTGATCGAGATAATGATCGCATAGGTGCTCGTCGAACGTCGAGAATGAGGTCGGCACACGGCGCAGAAACGTTCCCACGTAACCGCGGATATGAAACCAAGCGAAGCGAATCGCATGACGTTAGCAGTTGTAAAGAGAATGATAGAAAGCGCTGCACCGAGCCCAGAGACGTCATTGACCACCACTGACGTCGCAAGTTTAATAACCTTGTACGTCACAATAGTCGCAAGGAAGAGGATATCTGCGATGGAGACGTTGACGAGGTAAACGTTTGTGATCGTTTTCATCGTCGGAACACGGTGGACGACGAATAGGAATGCGCTGTTGGCGACGATGCCGATGAAACTTAAAAGGGGCAGAAAAACGGCGGTATAGATCAACTCCGATCTTGAGTATCCAAGGGATTCTGCGACACCGTGTTTATAAGTAAGATTTGCGATGGCGTCTGGAGGGCACATTATTTCAGTCGAGTTTGATGAATACCCTGCCATGCTGAAGAAAAGATGCAATATGATAGCGAAAGCgacaaaattacttttatttattaaGCTGTCATTTGTAAAGAGGATAGTTCTGAATCATTCGATGTATTCTATAAGCATTGTTTGAACACAGTGAAGGAAAGATCCGATCGCTATAGTTACCAATTGATTGAAACAGGTACTCTCGAAAAAAAAGATGTTCCACGAATCAAGTACTATCGACCTTAGATATTAGGTAGAACTAAGTTTCATACTTCGATAGTATTATGACTTCCCACATAAAATTGTTTGAACTATCAAAAGTATCATATACCACATATCAGATCATCAGTCATCTGGTCAATACTGTTGACCTAAAACAAGAGAGTGGCAGCTTGTCTACAATTGCCATCGGACGACTTCCTTTAAAGCAAACAATTATATAGTCGATTTCCTGACTGTCGACGCAAATTATGGGTAATGTCTGCATCAATCCACTGCTTTGATGAATTCAATCAACATTCAAACAACGACAAACACGAATGATCTCTGGGCACTGATGGAGATTTTTAATTGGTATGGCTAATGATTGCCAGAATATGGGTGCATCATGCGTTTAACGAAGCCTATGAATTATTTGGTTGATAACAAGCCAAGCGATGGTATAATTCAATCAATTTATTAAATCAATTCAATGATTATTGCTTGAAACGAAGGCATTATCTCAGCTAAATCTCCTTTCTCTATATCAACCAAAGTCACATTTCGTATCCACTGACTTCGGTTCTAATAACCTAACCGGTGGTCGTGCTCACGGTTTCAATCGATGTTAAATATTCCTGATGATATCAAGCAAAAACACAAAACGGTTGgatatttaacaaaaataacacTTTGAATCGCTAAAGTTTTCATATTCATCCAATAAATTACAATCCTTTGCCGAATTTTGTCCTTTATGGGATTCAGCTTCTCGATCGAAGCTTAGTTAGCCAAGTAGTGCACCACCATTTTCTAAAGTCATACAGGGCTTGTCTCCATTTCTATATCCAATATCAATTTAGCGACTTCTGCGCGTTTTTTGGAGCCTCCATCGAACTCAACGGGATTAAACTTCTTATCATGAAGAACGAAATTTCCAGATTTTCgcttatttcaaaataatcattGGTGTCTCACAGTCACCCAAACGGGTCAATTGCATATACATAATTTATTCGTATTTTCTATTTGTGCACTGCCTTTTTTTGCACTTTTTTATACAATAGATCAGAGTTTTTCTAAAGCATCAATACTGCTGATAGATCCTGCAGGTGAAATTTTGATCGAAGTTTTTCCAGCAGGTATCCGAACTAAATGTTCTGATGAGGTGTAAAACCGACTGAGAACAGAAATAATCTCAGCATCTTATTTTATCAAGGACTTTCCTTCATCAAACGATTTATAAATGAGCTCCTTCGTGCATGACAACGTCAACAGATGGTGGCTGGCGGTAAGTGACGATCTGCGCATGAGCACTGATGAGTGCCTGATTCGAAATCGTCTTGAACATGAGATGCTGCCGCTGCTTTAGGAGCAAACAACCTGACCGTGCCGacatacaggggggggggggggcaattgaTTGATGGGTACCAATTAGATGGATGGTGCAAATTGGCTGTGATTTATTACTTATTATCGACGATGAGACTGCGGAAGACGCATGCCGCAGTAAACAATTGAAGGCGGGGAGATGACAAGAAACCAGAGAGGAATGTCAAGTTTCTCTGGAATATTTCAAGATTTGTAGTCTCCATATCAGGAACGACGATTTGAGTGTTCAAAACCAGTTGAGGGGTAACATCTGAGAAAGGTGTTCAAACGAATGGTATCTGAACAATTTTGGTTTTTACTTTTGAAGAGATGTGTAtgcagatgtaaaataaaaactttttttcttgaataaaacaataatttatatatagTGATTACTCCTTATACAGGGGGCCTACACCCTACAAGCTCTGCATTTTGTTGCTCCCCTCACCCTTTCATTCACTGTGTGTGAATGTGTATACATGTTAAAGGCCAAGTCTaccccaggaaaatgttgatataaattaatagataaaaatcaattaagaataaaactgaaaaatttcatcaaaatcggatattagataagaaagttatgagattttaaagtttcgttattttcacaaaacagttgtcatgGCTGTATGGGTAACTCGGTGACATGGAAATGAGaaaatcgatgatgtccatcactcactatttcttttgcttgtttattgtttgaattatacactcaatttcaatttttacagagaCGAACTTGACTGAACAAGAAAATGTTAATACAATGGTAATTCAACCTGTTCATGGaggaagaaaactttgtttcagAGATTTAGAGTATTCCATATTATAACAATACAACGGAAATGGCgagtgaatgatgtcataaGTCTCTGGCACAGCGACAAGGCtgtgaataaaaatgttttttgtatattaaccgaaacttttaaatgtcgtaactttcttttttacattcgattttgattaaatattcagtgttatgcttgttggatttttctctttttattcaaatcaacttttggggtggacttgtcctttaatgatcctaagaataaaaataatcagaTAATATGTTAACAGTGATGGATCCAGGTTTTTAACAAAGAAGGATGCAGATGAAATTTTTCTTTGCAATATTTCGTTCAACGAGCAATTCTTACTTTATAAGCGGGGGTGCGCCCCTTAGGTCCGCCTAGCTGGATTCGTCACTGGTTATAactgaaaatgttaaaattgaaataaacaaatgaaagcaAACATTCTGACCAGACTGCCAATGGTTGACTATATCATAAAAGAGATAAACGAGCGAGAGGATTCCTGGAAGAAAATTATACACTTCGTCGGAAACTTCAATTTtggcaaaacaaaaaataacttgTGCAATTTTCAAGAAGGAGTAATGTAGATCATTTGTAAAGATTATGATATTCTGGTTATTATACCCGGGTTGAGCTCCAAATTAAACAAGAAACTTCTATGGAGTGCTACGTTTTGGCTAGCTTATACCATAGAACTACTACAATCATCATGATAAATCATAATGCACCaagaaattcattgaaattcattATACTTTTATTAtccatttattttaatttacaaGAATTAAGAGGGTACTGTGCAGGAATAAAGCTATTTGCGCTTGGTGAAAAACTCGACACTCAGTAAACATGTAGGGTAACTAAACCAATGCTCTGAAAATACCAAACAGAGTTCAACCTCTCGTGTACGATGTAATAAAAGAAGAACGATGGTATATTTACTCTgtgcaaaatattgggtaaattttttTACCACCATGCTATATGCTATATGCTATTCATAAGAATATGCCTGACTGgtcaaatattacataattaccTTTGCTCCtgaactctctctctctctgtttacctctgccccctttctctctctctatctctttcttcctatcttacCATGTCCTTTTACTTTCTCATTCCAAATCTTATTTTGATGTGTAtatatgttttctttacttatgttttctttatgttaTGAATTATATGTTTTTTGGTATTTATGCAGAGCCCTGTGGAAGACCAgcgatttttaatgaatattttaattgtatatattgtgtaattttacatatttgtttgtataaagctgaacaggctactctggataaagatgtgaaatgc is a window of Lytechinus variegatus isolate NC3 chromosome 2, Lvar_3.0, whole genome shotgun sequence DNA encoding:
- the LOC121409356 gene encoding medium-wave-sensitive opsin 1-like; translated protein: MAGYSSNSTEIMCPPDAIANLTYKHGVAESLGYSRSELIYTAVFLPLLSFIGIVANSAFLFVVHRVPTMKTITNVYLVNVSIADILFLATIVTYKVIKLATSVVVNDVSGLGAALSIILFTTANVMRFASLGFISAVTWERFCAVCRPHSRRSTSTYAIIISITIWTIASVLSATIIPAYGKYITICMVWPKGEQFADWPSEIVVVGQVAPWAGMYSNVVQTFPFFITFVVNIYFYVRIIRGLDATMMSRTWDGRRSESDAALRGQTVRMLVVNGVAYFLCLALFQFLSLYKTLLILTKIQPVLTPRQGKILLDVARTLEYMNSVINPVIYTVMSRRYKEAFKTAFSKKKHPTKASRSRTLSNSTPVTTTHFLSRNRDTSL